The Vibrio splendidus genome has a window encoding:
- a CDS encoding LysR family transcriptional regulator, whose amino-acid sequence MHSPITLEALHILDAIDRRGSFAAAANELDRAPSSLSYQIQKLEQDLDIMIFDRSGHRANFTEAGQLILEQGRIILGATEQLVNDASILANGWELDLTIAFDGIIPIANFFPLVDELGKISKTRVRLQEEILAGCWESLTDGRADLLVCPKLDTIPNDMKSDIIGKMEMVWVAASNHYVHKRSGEFDQKARESYRVIAIADTARDQPALSRNILEKQPRLTVTSFPAKVEALTTGLGIGTLPSSIAKPLIESGVLQQISGTEPQPIDIVMAWRRNKMGDAKSWCIQHLKKTWALK is encoded by the coding sequence ATGCATAGTCCAATAACACTTGAAGCATTACACATATTAGATGCCATTGATCGTCGTGGGAGTTTCGCAGCTGCAGCGAATGAACTGGACCGAGCGCCTTCTTCATTGAGTTATCAAATCCAGAAGTTAGAGCAAGACTTAGATATCATGATTTTTGATCGCTCAGGCCACCGTGCAAATTTCACGGAAGCGGGGCAGTTAATATTAGAGCAAGGTAGAATCATTCTTGGTGCGACTGAACAACTCGTTAACGATGCGAGTATTCTTGCTAATGGCTGGGAGCTAGATTTAACCATTGCGTTTGATGGCATCATTCCTATTGCCAATTTCTTCCCGTTGGTCGACGAACTCGGGAAAATCAGCAAAACACGTGTTCGCTTACAAGAAGAGATCTTAGCCGGATGTTGGGAATCCCTGACAGATGGCCGAGCCGATTTATTGGTATGTCCCAAGCTCGACACGATTCCAAACGATATGAAAAGTGACATCATTGGTAAGATGGAAATGGTATGGGTCGCGGCATCAAACCACTACGTTCATAAGCGCTCTGGCGAGTTCGACCAAAAGGCGAGGGAAAGTTACAGGGTTATTGCAATTGCGGATACTGCACGCGACCAACCAGCGTTGAGTCGCAACATTCTCGAGAAACAACCTCGTTTAACCGTAACAAGCTTCCCTGCAAAGGTAGAGGCTCTGACAACAGGATTAGGGATTGGCACCTTGCCGAGTAGTATTGCTAAGCCGCTGATTGAATCTGGCGTTCTGCAACAGATTTCGGGGACAGAACCACAGCCGATCGATATCGTCATGGCTTGGCGACGCAACAAAATGGGCGACGCCAAGTCTTGGTGTATCCAACATCTTAAAAAGACATGGGCGTTAAAGTAA
- a CDS encoding bifunctional acetate--CoA ligase family protein/GNAT family N-acetyltransferase, whose amino-acid sequence MNHLDPLLKPRSIAVVGASQRETRAGYIVMNNLLHGDFKGAVMPVTPKYDSVAGVLSYKNILSLPIVPDLAILCTNATRNVAIFEELAEKGIASVIVLSSDMQQQSDNGETYDARCLAIAKKHNIRVLGSNSLGIIVPWLNLNASFSPVTALPGKIAFVSQSAAVCTTILDWANDKEIGFSAFISIGNGSDIEFSELLDYLSTDSHTEAILLYVDSITDARRFISAARAASRNRRILVLKGGRTAKGRAAAMAHTGGADTLDIIYDSAIRRSGMLRVKNLHELFAAVETLTHSVPLRGERLAIVTNGGGPAIMAVDTLFDRGGKLAELSEDTLDKLSKVLPSSWSHSNPIDIVGDAGEQRYIDTINILLDGDEADAILIMHSPSAVAHSARTAERIIEAIKKHPRHKRFNILTNWSGELTARPARKLFTEAGFPTYRTPESSVVAFMHLVEYRRNQRQLMETPTTAEKVHIEDLADAKNWIERQLLDKDTVSLDTHQNSQFFKHFNLDVLPTWIASDPSEAVHIAETIGYPVAVKLRSPDIAHKSDVQGVMLNLRNSSEVANAAQAILDRSQLSFPTAHIHGLLIQGMAKLAGGQELRVKVTTDETFGPIILLGQGGSEWDESIDAAAAFPPLNMTLARYLIIRAIKSGKIRLQKLPNPIDIEGLSELLVRISQMVVDCPEIHDLDIHPVLANGDKFTILDADIILKAYEGDPQERLAIRPYPVELEENIVLKDGTEVLLRPILPEDEPLHADFINRVSKEDLYKRFFSDVGEFNHEALANFTQIDFDREIAFVVVRKEQGVPAIIGVSRALINPENTDAEFAILIRSDLKGVGLGRILMTKVIDYCRAKQTKQMSGMTMPTNRGMLTLAQKLGFELDISFEDGTADMVLPLL is encoded by the coding sequence ATGAATCATCTTGATCCCCTCCTTAAACCCCGTTCAATCGCAGTTGTTGGTGCTTCTCAACGAGAAACGCGCGCGGGATATATCGTCATGAACAATTTGTTGCACGGGGATTTTAAAGGTGCGGTGATGCCCGTTACGCCAAAATATGACTCGGTGGCAGGCGTACTCTCATACAAGAACATTTTGTCACTGCCTATCGTGCCTGACCTTGCGATTCTCTGTACCAATGCAACCCGTAATGTGGCTATTTTTGAAGAGCTGGCCGAGAAAGGCATAGCCTCTGTCATTGTGCTTTCTTCCGACATGCAGCAACAAAGCGATAATGGCGAAACGTATGATGCACGATGCCTAGCGATTGCTAAAAAACACAACATTCGGGTGCTTGGCTCTAATAGCTTGGGGATTATTGTCCCATGGTTAAATTTAAACGCCTCATTTTCTCCGGTAACTGCGCTGCCAGGTAAAATCGCCTTTGTTTCTCAGTCTGCTGCAGTGTGTACTACGATTCTCGATTGGGCGAACGACAAAGAGATTGGCTTCTCAGCGTTTATCTCGATCGGCAATGGCAGTGACATTGAATTCTCGGAACTCTTGGATTATCTGAGTACTGATTCTCACACCGAAGCGATATTGCTGTATGTCGATAGCATTACTGATGCGAGGCGCTTTATCTCTGCAGCGCGTGCAGCGTCACGCAACCGACGAATTCTAGTGCTAAAAGGCGGACGAACAGCGAAAGGCCGAGCGGCGGCCATGGCACATACCGGTGGTGCCGATACCTTAGACATTATCTATGACTCTGCGATCCGACGCAGCGGTATGTTGCGAGTTAAGAACTTACATGAACTGTTTGCTGCGGTAGAGACACTGACTCATTCAGTGCCCTTGCGTGGCGAGCGCTTGGCTATTGTTACCAATGGTGGCGGCCCTGCAATTATGGCCGTGGACACCCTTTTTGACCGCGGTGGTAAGCTCGCAGAATTATCTGAAGATACGCTCGATAAACTCAGTAAGGTTTTGCCATCGAGCTGGTCTCATAGTAACCCTATCGATATTGTTGGCGATGCTGGCGAACAACGCTATATCGACACCATAAACATCTTGCTCGATGGCGATGAAGCGGATGCCATTCTTATCATGCACAGCCCTTCTGCAGTCGCACATTCAGCCAGAACAGCTGAGCGAATTATTGAAGCGATTAAAAAGCATCCTCGCCACAAGCGCTTTAATATCTTAACGAATTGGTCTGGGGAGTTAACCGCAAGGCCGGCGAGAAAGCTGTTTACTGAAGCGGGTTTCCCAACCTATCGAACGCCTGAAAGTTCAGTGGTCGCATTCATGCACTTGGTCGAGTACAGACGCAACCAACGTCAGTTGATGGAAACGCCGACCACGGCAGAAAAAGTGCACATTGAAGACTTGGCAGATGCCAAAAATTGGATAGAGCGCCAACTACTGGATAAAGACACAGTTAGTCTTGATACCCATCAAAACAGTCAGTTTTTCAAGCACTTCAATCTTGATGTGTTGCCAACTTGGATTGCTTCCGACCCAAGTGAAGCGGTGCACATTGCTGAAACGATCGGTTACCCGGTCGCCGTAAAACTTCGCTCGCCAGACATTGCGCATAAGTCAGACGTTCAAGGTGTGATGCTCAATTTACGAAACAGTAGTGAAGTCGCGAATGCCGCTCAGGCAATTCTCGATCGATCTCAATTGTCGTTCCCTACTGCTCATATCCATGGCTTGTTGATTCAAGGTATGGCCAAGCTTGCAGGCGGCCAAGAACTGCGAGTTAAGGTCACAACGGACGAAACCTTTGGCCCTATCATTTTACTTGGCCAAGGTGGCTCTGAGTGGGATGAATCGATTGATGCCGCGGCTGCTTTCCCACCGCTTAACATGACACTGGCGCGTTACTTGATCATCAGGGCGATAAAAAGTGGCAAGATTCGCCTGCAAAAACTGCCTAACCCGATCGACATTGAAGGGCTCTCTGAGTTGCTGGTTCGTATATCGCAAATGGTAGTGGATTGCCCTGAAATACATGATTTGGATATCCATCCAGTACTGGCCAATGGCGACAAGTTCACGATATTAGATGCCGATATCATCTTGAAAGCGTACGAAGGCGATCCACAAGAACGTCTTGCGATTCGCCCTTATCCGGTCGAACTTGAAGAGAATATCGTACTCAAGGACGGCACCGAAGTGTTGCTACGCCCTATTCTTCCTGAAGATGAACCGCTTCATGCCGATTTTATTAATCGCGTCTCTAAAGAGGATCTTTATAAGCGTTTCTTTAGTGATGTTGGTGAATTCAATCATGAGGCATTAGCGAACTTTACTCAGATTGATTTTGATAGAGAAATCGCGTTTGTGGTGGTTCGTAAGGAACAAGGTGTGCCTGCGATTATTGGTGTATCGAGAGCGCTAATTAACCCAGAGAACACCGATGCCGAGTTCGCGATTCTGATACGTTCCGATCTGAAAGGTGTCGGCTTAGGTCGTATTCTTATGACTAAGGTTATCGATTACTGCCGTGCGAAGCAGACTAAACAGATGTCGGGCATGACGATGCCAACGAATAGAGGGATGCTGACACTAGCTCAAAAGCTCGGCTTCGAGCTAGATATCAGTTTTGAAGATGGTACTGCAGATATGGTGTTACCGTTACTTTAA
- a CDS encoding SPOR domain-containing protein: protein MKKFAIVTLPLLLAACVSDDYVTNVTSDSYQEEYKTAKVEAPVVSQSEQTGVVEENVVNVIRTEPVEQKVTQTTKAKPVAVVTGPTKKQQDMNQRFGYTVQVVAVGSQSKVDSFVKMLPTTSQPVWENYKMVNGTKWFTVLYGDYATRLEAKKAISTLPTTFQNLKPFVKSIDDIKNSEYPTLNKLN, encoded by the coding sequence ATGAAAAAATTTGCAATTGTGACTTTGCCACTGCTCTTGGCTGCATGTGTATCTGACGACTACGTTACCAATGTAACTTCAGATAGTTATCAAGAAGAGTACAAAACGGCAAAAGTTGAAGCTCCAGTTGTATCTCAATCTGAGCAAACAGGCGTTGTTGAAGAAAACGTTGTTAACGTGATTAGAACCGAACCTGTTGAGCAGAAAGTCACTCAAACAACTAAAGCTAAGCCAGTTGCAGTAGTGACAGGCCCAACGAAGAAACAACAAGATATGAACCAGCGCTTTGGTTACACGGTTCAAGTTGTTGCTGTTGGCAGCCAGAGTAAAGTCGATTCTTTCGTGAAAATGCTACCTACGACTTCTCAACCAGTTTGGGAAAACTACAAAATGGTTAACGGCACTAAGTGGTTCACCGTACTTTACGGTGATTACGCAACACGCTTAGAAGCTAAAAAGGCAATCTCAACGCTGCCAACCACTTTCCAAAACTTGAAGCCGTTTGTTAAGAGCATTGATGACATCAAGAACTCTGAATACCCAACGCTTAACAAGTTGAACTAA
- a CDS encoding D-alanine--D-alanine ligase, with the protein MNTINILLLCGGGSSEHEVSLVSANYLFEQLNSVADFNVVRVEIKNEGWCLDSGELVYLDINNQTLRGDNLESKVDFIVPCIHGFPGETGDIQSLFEMAKIPYLGCGSEASNNSFNKITSKLWYDALGIPNTPYLFLSDNNDQAHSQAIQAFENWDKVFVKAARQGSSVGCYQVNQVEDLSEAINKAFTFSDQVLVEKSVVPRELEVAAYEIDGELHISKPGEVIAPNGAFYSYEEKYSSDSHSITEIEANNLTDEQLELIADSARKVFTQMKLRHLSRIDFFLTQDNEIYLNEVNTFPGMTPISMFPKMVEHDGHKFSQFLENCVRTSIS; encoded by the coding sequence ATGAACACCATTAATATCCTTCTACTTTGTGGCGGTGGATCTTCAGAGCATGAAGTATCTTTAGTTTCAGCCAATTACCTTTTTGAACAACTGAATAGCGTTGCAGATTTTAACGTTGTCAGAGTTGAAATTAAAAACGAAGGCTGGTGTCTTGATTCAGGTGAATTGGTTTATCTAGATATCAATAATCAAACCTTACGTGGCGACAACCTAGAGTCTAAAGTCGATTTCATTGTGCCTTGTATTCACGGCTTCCCGGGTGAAACAGGTGACATTCAATCATTGTTTGAAATGGCTAAGATTCCGTACTTAGGTTGTGGTTCTGAAGCGAGCAACAACAGCTTTAACAAAATCACTTCAAAGCTTTGGTACGACGCACTTGGCATCCCAAACACGCCGTATCTGTTTTTATCAGACAACAACGACCAAGCGCATTCGCAAGCGATTCAAGCTTTTGAAAATTGGGACAAAGTGTTCGTGAAGGCGGCTCGTCAAGGTTCTTCTGTAGGTTGTTACCAAGTTAACCAAGTGGAAGACTTAAGCGAAGCGATCAATAAGGCGTTTACCTTCTCTGATCAAGTGCTGGTTGAGAAATCAGTTGTGCCTAGAGAGCTCGAAGTTGCCGCTTATGAAATCGATGGTGAGCTACACATCAGCAAACCGGGCGAGGTGATTGCACCTAATGGCGCATTTTACTCTTACGAAGAAAAATACAGCTCAGACAGCCACTCAATTACCGAAATTGAAGCAAATAACTTAACAGACGAACAACTAGAGTTAATTGCAGACAGTGCTCGTAAAGTATTCACCCAAATGAAGCTTCGTCACTTATCTCGTATCGATTTCTTCTTAACGCAAGACAACGAGATCTACCTGAATGAAGTCAACACCTTCCCAGGTATGACGCCAATTTCCATGTTCCCTAAAATGGTTGAACATGATGGCCACAAATTCAGCCAGTTCCTAGAGAACTGTGTGAGAACAAGCATTTCTTAG
- a CDS encoding tyrosine-type recombinase/integrase — MRKKVPILTDSVTINSFVEKLNRHATIEIIDELTGYQYSRNSLLGIYSDWNRYHAFCAKNRINTLPASITAVRRFLETESSDRKYASLKRYTATLSLLHTVLSFANPIKHRQVRFALLHLQAQMAGDAKQTNAMTSAHLAELNTLLSNEKSSLKEIRDIAIYNVMFECALKRSELKALSMGNVECVENDYQITVKDSAYRLSQVASAALQRWFAFTGTQGELPVFRAIDKHENISLQPLDDSSIYRILRSASDLLQLADNHHFSGNSIRVGAAQELSKQGLKVREIQDFGRWLSPAMPAQYVGYSGTAETEKMKFKALIPWQ; from the coding sequence TTGCGAAAAAAAGTCCCTATTTTAACCGACTCTGTGACAATTAATTCATTTGTTGAAAAATTGAACAGGCACGCGACAATTGAAATTATAGATGAGTTAACAGGATACCAGTACTCTCGTAACTCACTGCTGGGTATCTACAGTGATTGGAATCGCTACCATGCGTTCTGTGCTAAAAATCGTATCAACACACTCCCTGCCTCTATTACTGCTGTTCGTCGTTTTCTTGAGACTGAATCCAGTGACAGAAAATACGCATCTTTAAAACGTTACACTGCAACGCTTAGTTTGTTGCATACTGTGTTGAGCTTTGCCAACCCAATCAAGCATAGACAAGTTCGTTTTGCCCTGCTCCACTTGCAAGCTCAAATGGCCGGCGACGCTAAGCAAACCAATGCCATGACATCTGCACACCTCGCAGAGTTAAACACGTTACTTTCAAATGAGAAATCGAGCTTAAAAGAGATCAGAGACATCGCCATTTATAATGTGATGTTTGAGTGTGCTTTAAAACGATCAGAACTTAAGGCGTTATCAATGGGTAATGTCGAGTGCGTTGAAAATGATTACCAGATTACAGTAAAAGATTCAGCGTATCGGCTGTCGCAAGTAGCAAGTGCTGCACTTCAGCGTTGGTTTGCGTTTACTGGGACACAAGGTGAGTTACCCGTGTTTCGTGCGATAGACAAGCATGAGAATATCAGTCTGCAACCTTTAGATGATTCGTCGATCTATAGGATACTAAGAAGTGCAAGCGACTTACTTCAACTCGCAGATAACCACCATTTTTCAGGGAATTCGATTCGTGTGGGTGCCGCACAAGAGTTGTCAAAACAAGGTCTTAAGGTAAGGGAGATTCAGGATTTTGGTCGTTGGCTCAGCCCTGCAATGCCTGCGCAATATGTGGGTTATTCGGGGACGGCTGAGACTGAGAAGATGAAGTTTAAAGCACTGATCCCTTGGCAATAA
- a CDS encoding DUF3319 domain-containing protein yields the protein MANSIYRSVHLQSMDANNTIWRAKLKNNVIQGNLAAVKKSIDWWIDTASIIDPKEFTALNKSRGTGGLTENFNGYQIKNDTGEPNAWYCMFNGRLIKGGKIAIQRHIEAYLLAKQKAEQQKK from the coding sequence ATGGCTAATTCAATTTACCGTAGCGTCCATCTGCAATCGATGGATGCGAATAACACCATTTGGCGTGCTAAGTTAAAAAACAATGTGATTCAGGGCAACCTAGCTGCCGTGAAGAAGAGTATTGATTGGTGGATTGACACGGCGTCTATTATTGACCCTAAAGAGTTCACTGCATTAAATAAGTCGAGAGGAACTGGTGGCCTAACTGAAAACTTCAACGGCTATCAGATCAAGAATGACACCGGTGAGCCTAACGCGTGGTATTGCATGTTTAACGGGCGTCTTATCAAAGGCGGCAAGATTGCAATCCAGCGTCATATAGAAGCTTACTTACTCGCAAAACAAAAAGCAGAGCAACAAAAGAAGTAA
- the yciH gene encoding stress response translation initiation inhibitor YciH, whose protein sequence is MSLVYSTETGRIKPEEEKVQRPKGDGIVRIQKETKGRKGKGVSIVTGLDLDDAPLKLMAAELKKVCGCGGSVKDGNIEIQGDARDKLKAHLEKKGYKVKFAGG, encoded by the coding sequence ATGAGCCTAGTATATTCAACAGAAACAGGTCGCATTAAACCTGAAGAAGAGAAAGTCCAACGTCCTAAAGGCGATGGTATCGTTCGAATCCAAAAAGAAACCAAAGGCCGTAAAGGCAAAGGCGTTTCTATCGTAACGGGCTTAGACCTAGATGACGCACCATTAAAACTAATGGCCGCGGAACTCAAAAAAGTGTGTGGCTGCGGCGGCTCAGTAAAAGATGGCAACATCGAGATTCAAGGCGACGCTCGTGACAAGCTCAAAGCGCATCTTGAAAAAAAAGGCTACAAAGTTAAATTTGCTGGCGGTTAA
- a CDS encoding DUF3693 domain-containing protein: MYQNKLLDAYKEAQNYVQDKQIAHDLALSRQKISNIRKGIRYLTETEALFIAERIGLSEEEVLVYLAADRSKNHKAQMAWQNIAKKFNGLNMSGVSMACGSLALLATTPVDPTIQCVLCTLC; this comes from the coding sequence ATGTACCAGAATAAACTGTTAGATGCCTATAAAGAGGCTCAAAACTACGTACAAGATAAGCAGATTGCACACGACTTAGCGTTAAGTCGTCAGAAGATAAGTAATATTAGAAAAGGCATCCGCTATCTAACTGAAACAGAAGCACTTTTTATTGCTGAAAGGATTGGTTTGTCAGAAGAAGAAGTCTTAGTGTACTTAGCCGCTGACCGCAGCAAAAATCATAAGGCTCAGATGGCTTGGCAGAACATCGCAAAAAAGTTTAACGGACTTAATATGTCAGGTGTATCAATGGCTTGTGGTAGTTTGGCGTTACTGGCGACCACCCCAGTTGACCCCACGATTCAGTGCGTATTATGTACGTTATGTTAA
- a CDS encoding replication initiation factor domain-containing protein has translation MPSKKPHKFHDEIRPVQVDHLAFSFSYGSLRHLDSSNEQDFINMQFPEFKKKTVNGRLNSPEAIEKSIESHRNKCRKVLADRFDEFMSKVFNFRISPMRGRGLHGYEDSMVIYDSTGTVECGLVGVGGNNDTVYVQINGTGCAKLFDFTTHKKVHWWLSLLGITRLARLDLCVDDYTGIFDCKYAEKCFYEGAFRTASRGRGPTMVPHKRVSQSGELSEEAVLVGSRTSAIYWRVYNKKFEQNIADPEVIWYRNEVELKKCDLALLASPASAFAGLCDFSASIDPAEPMKIELNKKKAGLEFFARIAWVRRQCGKALSEVVAMTEGDLGEAFGMLIPTHHRRANFETSLGIPDEYTKQKIEILESRICLQ, from the coding sequence ATGCCATCTAAAAAACCACATAAGTTTCATGATGAGATTCGTCCGGTTCAAGTGGATCACCTAGCCTTTTCGTTTTCGTATGGCTCGCTTAGACACTTGGACAGCTCGAACGAACAAGACTTTATCAACATGCAGTTTCCTGAGTTTAAAAAGAAAACCGTTAACGGTCGCCTTAACTCACCTGAAGCGATAGAGAAATCAATAGAGTCACACCGTAACAAATGTCGCAAGGTTTTAGCCGATAGGTTTGATGAGTTCATGTCTAAAGTCTTTAACTTTCGTATCTCTCCTATGCGTGGCCGTGGCTTACATGGTTATGAAGATTCGATGGTGATTTACGATTCTACGGGAACGGTTGAATGTGGCTTGGTTGGTGTTGGCGGTAACAACGATACGGTCTACGTGCAAATCAATGGTACGGGTTGCGCTAAGTTGTTCGACTTCACCACACACAAAAAGGTGCACTGGTGGTTGTCACTTTTGGGTATCACTCGCCTAGCCCGTTTGGATCTATGCGTGGATGACTACACCGGAATCTTTGACTGTAAGTATGCTGAGAAATGTTTTTATGAGGGAGCATTTCGCACTGCTTCTCGTGGACGTGGTCCCACAATGGTTCCTCATAAGCGCGTTTCACAATCCGGTGAATTATCAGAGGAAGCCGTTCTTGTTGGCTCTCGTACCTCTGCAATCTACTGGCGTGTGTACAACAAGAAGTTCGAGCAAAACATCGCTGACCCTGAAGTAATTTGGTACCGCAATGAAGTGGAATTGAAGAAGTGCGATTTGGCACTACTCGCCTCGCCTGCTTCGGCCTTTGCTGGTCTGTGTGACTTCTCGGCCAGTATCGACCCTGCTGAACCAATGAAGATTGAGCTTAACAAGAAAAAAGCGGGTCTTGAGTTCTTCGCTCGTATTGCTTGGGTTCGTCGCCAATGTGGCAAAGCTCTATCTGAAGTTGTTGCAATGACTGAGGGTGACTTGGGTGAAGCATTCGGAATGCTCATTCCTACGCACCATAGACGCGCAAACTTTGAAACCTCGTTGGGTATTCCTGACGAATACACTAAACAGAAAATCGAAATTTTGGAGTCAAGAATATGCCTACAATAA
- a CDS encoding DUF1293 family protein — protein MPTITGIAIKRFPKSNMEFAELSVLRAVEEVDNEKFQQTGIGYSTDIPYNKQALKIDVAYARQLIQSRAFVANRDYELSFGANPNDPLDILVNKLVPVDDEVRKHFDNFMKANKA, from the coding sequence ATGCCTACAATAACTGGTATTGCTATCAAGCGTTTCCCTAAATCCAACATGGAATTTGCGGAATTGTCTGTCCTACGTGCTGTTGAAGAAGTCGATAACGAGAAGTTTCAGCAAACGGGTATCGGTTACTCGACTGACATCCCTTACAACAAACAAGCGTTGAAAATTGATGTGGCCTACGCTCGTCAGCTTATCCAATCTCGCGCTTTTGTTGCTAACCGTGACTACGAACTGAGCTTTGGTGCTAACCCAAACGATCCACTTGATATCTTAGTGAACAAGCTTGTCCCTGTTGATGATGAAGTTAGAAAGCACTTTGATAACTTTATGAAAGCTAACAAGGCTTAA
- a CDS encoding zonular occludens toxin domain-containing protein, translating into MAITIRTGANGSYKSAYTAYFSIYQALKAGRTVVTNIEGMQPLTVIEERFNIQFPSTAKLFRISSRDESGVHLWTHFFCWCPIGALIVIDECQDIFSKNVGFDIRKVKYKPLSDFITQSPRDGLLPKDYERFFNSRYTPANMDELEDSEIDDRGIAEYDSEGRIIYPHSFNEGFMRHRKYDWDIELLSPDWKQIDSGIKACANQNFFHKGRDQFFWTKRNPYILKHDKSVSTPVIPKKKDVNLTNQKIPLDSFLLYKSTGTGSAKQQLAMNTLFRSPKAILVFLLSIFCFGYIIYDLSNRYFETTETVEEAGQATSSAAVPKQSETLPIKNSEASGDVSSSGDSSKSTDKDSLSHVPIAEVLPFEGIKKAFVTGVNFAIKNGSIERHVSIEVEALDGFYSVNEHFLKAYDITFDRIDDCLLKLNRGQLSKLITCKPYAAASATLPEVSRADVSLF; encoded by the coding sequence ATGGCTATTACTATAAGAACGGGCGCTAATGGCTCTTACAAGTCGGCATACACGGCTTACTTTTCTATCTACCAAGCTTTAAAGGCAGGTAGAACAGTTGTAACTAACATCGAGGGTATGCAGCCCTTAACCGTCATTGAAGAGCGATTTAATATCCAATTCCCTAGCACCGCTAAACTCTTTCGTATTAGCTCTAGGGATGAATCTGGCGTTCACCTTTGGACGCATTTCTTCTGTTGGTGCCCTATTGGCGCACTCATCGTTATTGATGAGTGCCAGGATATCTTCTCTAAAAACGTTGGCTTTGACATACGTAAAGTGAAGTACAAACCTTTGTCTGACTTCATCACCCAATCGCCTCGTGACGGTTTATTGCCGAAAGACTATGAACGCTTTTTTAACTCTCGTTACACCCCTGCGAACATGGACGAACTAGAAGACTCAGAAATAGATGATAGAGGGATTGCTGAGTACGATTCAGAAGGCAGAATTATCTATCCTCATAGCTTCAATGAGGGGTTCATGAGACACCGAAAATATGACTGGGATATCGAGTTGCTTTCACCAGATTGGAAGCAAATCGATTCAGGGATTAAGGCATGTGCTAACCAGAACTTCTTTCACAAGGGGCGCGATCAGTTTTTCTGGACGAAACGAAATCCCTATATCTTGAAACATGACAAATCGGTATCGACTCCAGTCATACCCAAAAAGAAAGACGTCAACTTAACCAATCAAAAAATCCCTCTAGATTCTTTCCTGCTCTACAAATCGACGGGGACAGGCAGCGCTAAACAACAACTCGCTATGAATACGCTTTTTCGTAGCCCTAAAGCTATTTTGGTTTTCCTTTTATCCATATTCTGTTTCGGGTACATAATCTATGACTTATCCAATCGTTATTTTGAAACTACTGAGACGGTGGAGGAAGCGGGACAAGCAACGTCTTCAGCTGCCGTTCCTAAGCAAAGTGAAACACTACCTATCAAAAATAGTGAAGCTTCTGGGGATGTATCTTCTAGTGGGGATAGCAGTAAAAGCACTGACAAAGATAGCCTTTCTCATGTTCCTATAGCTGAGGTGCTTCCTTTTGAGGGAATTAAGAAAGCGTTTGTAACGGGTGTGAACTTCGCTATTAAAAACGGCTCTATTGAACGTCATGTTAGCATCGAGGTGGAAGCGCTCGATGGTTTCTACTCTGTAAACGAACACTTCCTAAAAGCTTACGACATTACGTTTGACCGGATTGATGATTGCTTGTTGAAGTTGAACAGAGGCCAGCTGTCGAAGTTGATAACATGTAAGCCTTACGCAGCTGCCTCGGCCACTTTGCCAGAAGTGAGTCGAGCTGATGTCAGTTTGTTTTAA
- a CDS encoding phage protein, with amino-acid sequence MKYREMSKNYIFRELECQMTKEEVAELCFKTVRTVTGWDEGKPMPPECKRLMRMAKGRELSVSEDWEQFKMLYDSMELPTGQVVRPQQILAGIALLGIQSELEIKTSTHLLGLARAIANIKK; translated from the coding sequence TTGAAGTATCGCGAAATGAGTAAGAATTACATTTTTCGAGAGTTAGAGTGCCAAATGACTAAGGAAGAGGTCGCTGAACTGTGTTTTAAAACTGTGAGGACTGTCACGGGTTGGGATGAAGGAAAACCGATGCCACCCGAATGCAAAAGGCTTATGCGTATGGCAAAAGGTCGGGAACTCAGCGTAAGTGAGGATTGGGAACAGTTCAAAATGTTATACGACAGTATGGAGCTGCCGACAGGCCAAGTCGTGAGGCCACAACAAATTTTAGCCGGAATTGCGTTGTTGGGGATTCAATCGGAGCTAGAGATTAAGACTTCAACACACTTACTTGGTCTTGCTAGAGCGATAGCTAATATAAAGAAATAG